In Bacteroidota bacterium, the following are encoded in one genomic region:
- a CDS encoding Glu/Leu/Phe/Val dehydrogenase has product MPFQRDVYRRAVYQEPAPLDHSDNPFQEMMERFAEAAEIIELDAGVFTYLSRPARVHITSVPVAMDDGSLQVFEGYRVIHNEVLGPSKGGVRFAPDVNLDEVKALAAWMTWKCAVVGVPFGGAKGGIRCNPAEMSPGELERLTRRYTANLMDVFGPDKDIPAPDMNTNEQIMAWLLDTYSMHVRRTETAVVTGKPLALGGSLGRKEATGRGVMTTTLAAMERLGMRPAESTVAVQGFGNVGSIAAQLLREQGCTIVAVSDVSGGYYNASGIDLQAAMAYAAEHGRSLAGFDGAEEISNEDLLELDVDVLAPCAKENQITEHNAANIKARIIAEGANGPTTTEADKILKEHDVLVIPDILANAGGVSVSYFEWVQNRHGYFWSMERVNRRLDRMMREGFDKVYDAGEKHDTPLRIAAYIIAIEKVAGALKLRGIYA; this is encoded by the coding sequence ATGCCTTTCCAACGCGACGTATACCGCCGGGCGGTGTACCAGGAGCCTGCCCCGCTCGACCACTCGGACAACCCCTTCCAGGAGATGATGGAGCGCTTCGCCGAGGCCGCCGAGATCATCGAGCTCGACGCAGGCGTCTTCACCTACTTGTCCCGTCCCGCCCGCGTCCACATCACGAGCGTGCCGGTGGCGATGGACGACGGCAGCCTCCAGGTGTTCGAGGGCTACCGGGTGATCCACAACGAGGTCCTCGGGCCCTCGAAGGGCGGCGTCCGCTTCGCGCCCGACGTGAACCTGGACGAGGTCAAGGCGCTCGCGGCGTGGATGACGTGGAAGTGCGCCGTCGTCGGCGTCCCGTTCGGCGGGGCGAAGGGCGGCATCCGCTGCAACCCGGCCGAGATGAGCCCGGGCGAACTCGAGCGCCTCACGCGGCGCTACACGGCGAACCTGATGGACGTCTTCGGCCCGGACAAGGACATCCCGGCTCCGGACATGAACACCAACGAGCAGATCATGGCGTGGCTGCTCGACACCTACTCGATGCACGTCCGCCGCACCGAGACGGCCGTCGTGACCGGCAAGCCGCTGGCGCTCGGCGGCTCGCTCGGGCGCAAGGAAGCCACCGGCCGGGGCGTGATGACGACGACGCTTGCTGCGATGGAGCGCCTCGGAATGCGCCCGGCCGAGAGCACCGTCGCCGTGCAGGGCTTCGGCAACGTCGGCTCGATCGCCGCGCAACTCCTCCGCGAGCAGGGCTGCACGATCGTCGCCGTCTCGGACGTCTCCGGCGGCTACTACAACGCGAGCGGCATCGACCTCCAAGCCGCGATGGCCTACGCCGCCGAGCACGGCCGCTCCCTCGCCGGCTTCGACGGGGCCGAGGAGATCTCGAACGAGGACCTGCTCGAACTCGACGTGGACGTCCTCGCGCCGTGCGCGAAGGAGAACCAGATCACTGAGCACAACGCGGCCAACATCAAGGCCCGCATCATCGCCGAAGGAGCCAACGGCCCGACCACGACCGAGGCCGACAAAATCCTCAAGGAGCACGACGTACTCGTGATCCCGGACATCCTGGCCAACGCGGGCGGCGTCTCGGTCTCGTACTTCGAGTGGGTCCAGAACCGGCACGGCTACTTCTGGAGCATGGAGCGCGTCAACCGCCGGCTGGACCGGATGATGCGCGAAGGCTTCGACAAGGTCTACGACGCGGGCGAGAAGCACGACACCCCGCTGCG